A stretch of the Bradyrhizobium arachidis genome encodes the following:
- a CDS encoding phosphotransferase, whose amino-acid sequence MDLSGEALPVFTDADAFDRWRNEPAQWLPIALDIARGHGIACGSPHVFATGTNLVVALDDRLILKIFPPLLRAQFVSERGSLAQLAGRLRVPIPEIVAEGERDGWPYLIITRLDGHLGSEVWPDLPEVQKQRVLRQIGETIAEVQRVPLGPLIEREPRWDAFMRRQIAGCRSRHQRLGLAAKFLDGLDDLLRDAEELIPMHASQVILTGEYIPQNFMMACRNEKWSVAGLFDFGDVRAGWRDYDLLGPSAFMAAGNPARMRSLFEGFGYAPTDVTFTLKRRLMALMLLHHASDPVRHICIPDWQEKADDLVQLQELIWPV is encoded by the coding sequence ATGGATTTGAGCGGGGAGGCGCTGCCGGTTTTCACCGACGCTGACGCCTTTGACCGATGGCGGAATGAACCCGCGCAATGGCTTCCAATTGCGCTCGACATCGCGCGCGGCCACGGTATTGCCTGCGGATCGCCGCATGTGTTCGCCACCGGCACGAATCTCGTCGTCGCGCTCGACGATCGCTTGATCCTGAAGATCTTCCCGCCGCTGTTGCGCGCGCAATTCGTCTCCGAACGTGGATCGTTGGCACAGCTCGCAGGCCGCCTGCGCGTGCCGATCCCCGAGATCGTGGCGGAGGGTGAGCGCGACGGCTGGCCCTACCTGATCATCACGCGGCTTGACGGCCATCTCGGCTCGGAGGTGTGGCCGGACCTGCCGGAGGTGCAGAAGCAGCGTGTGCTGCGCCAGATCGGCGAGACGATCGCCGAGGTACAGCGGGTGCCGCTCGGCCCGCTGATCGAGCGCGAGCCGCGCTGGGATGCGTTCATGCGCAGGCAGATCGCGGGATGTCGTAGCAGGCATCAGCGCCTGGGCCTCGCAGCAAAATTCCTTGACGGCTTGGACGACCTGCTGCGCGACGCGGAAGAGCTCATTCCGATGCACGCGTCGCAGGTCATCCTGACCGGCGAATACATTCCGCAGAATTTCATGATGGCCTGCCGCAACGAGAAATGGTCGGTCGCCGGCCTGTTCGATTTCGGCGACGTGCGGGCCGGATGGCGCGACTACGATCTGCTCGGCCCCAGCGCCTTCATGGCCGCGGGGAATCCGGCACGGATGCGCAGCCTGTTCGAGGGTTTTGGCTACGCGCCAACGGACGTGACCTTCACGCTCAAGCGCCGGCTGATGGCCTTGATGCTGCTGCATCATGCCAGCGACCCGGTCAGGCACATCTGCATTCCGGACTGGCAGGAGAAAGCCGACGACCTCGTGCAGTTGCAGGAGCTGATCTGGCCGGTTTGA
- a CDS encoding M4 family metallopeptidase, translated as MPCSCFIIPNDVLTKLSKDKKLTAELRKRMVDTVSISHELRELRTQAAKLTSVAAAHSTGLVTLAAAPAVTVYDCKTTQTLPGSPVPKPKTSSDASAKRAFNQTSKVAQFYKQIFNRNSIDDQGMTMMSSIHYGMKYNNAMWNGTQMVYGDGDGSIFVDFTRGNDVIGHELTHGVTQHSLQLAYTGDAGGLNESISDCFGSMFRQWSAKQNVNKADWLIGRDIMGAGSKKKGFTCLRDMADPAAKHCLAPQPTKYSQITPGMDPHYSSGPPNLAFCTACKTLGGNSWDEIGQVWYHSLTGFGPTPNMTMKAFAARTRQAAHTLYPTKAAVFAAVNAGWTKVGL; from the coding sequence ATGCCTTGCTCGTGCTTCATCATCCCGAACGATGTGCTGACGAAACTGTCCAAGGACAAGAAGCTGACGGCCGAGTTGCGCAAGCGCATGGTCGACACGGTGTCGATCAGCCATGAACTGCGCGAGTTGCGGACGCAGGCCGCCAAGCTGACGAGTGTCGCGGCGGCGCATTCCACCGGGCTCGTCACGCTTGCCGCGGCGCCGGCCGTGACGGTCTATGATTGCAAGACCACGCAAACCCTGCCGGGCTCGCCCGTTCCGAAGCCGAAGACGTCTTCGGATGCATCCGCCAAGCGGGCCTTCAATCAGACCAGCAAGGTCGCCCAGTTCTACAAGCAGATATTCAACCGGAATTCGATCGACGACCAGGGTATGACGATGATGTCGTCGATTCACTACGGCATGAAGTACAACAACGCGATGTGGAACGGGACGCAGATGGTGTATGGCGACGGCGACGGCAGCATCTTCGTCGACTTCACCAGGGGCAACGACGTCATCGGCCACGAACTGACCCATGGCGTGACCCAGCACAGTCTGCAACTCGCCTACACCGGCGACGCCGGCGGCCTGAACGAAAGCATCTCGGATTGCTTCGGCTCCATGTTCCGGCAGTGGAGTGCCAAGCAGAACGTCAACAAGGCCGACTGGCTGATCGGCCGCGATATCATGGGGGCCGGCTCCAAGAAGAAAGGGTTCACCTGCCTGCGCGACATGGCGGACCCGGCCGCCAAACATTGCTTGGCGCCCCAGCCGACCAAATATTCCCAGATCACGCCGGGCATGGACCCGCATTATTCGAGCGGCCCGCCGAATTTGGCCTTCTGCACGGCATGCAAGACCTTGGGAGGTAACAGCTGGGATGAGATCGGGCAGGTGTGGTATCATTCGCTCACGGGCTTCGGCCCCACGCCGAACATGACGATGAAGGCATTTGCGGCCCGGACCCGTCAGGCGGCTCACACGTTGTACCCGACCAAGGCTGCCGTCTTTGCCGCCGTCAACGCAGGATGGACAAAAGTCGGGCTCTGA
- the ugpB gene encoding sn-glycerol-3-phosphate ABC transporter substrate-binding protein UgpB encodes MSNSPWRLLQVAAAAAVLILVLALAAPAQAATDIMWWHAMSGELGRQLEKLATDFNASQSDYRIVPSYKGNYTETVTAAIFAFRSRAQPAIVQVNEVATATMTAAKGAIYPVFELMRDQNEPFSPSAYLPAVSGYYADAAGNMLSFPFNASTPILYYNKSMFRDAGLDPEAPPKTWPELGTAAKRLRERGAVCGFTTSWPSWIHVENFSAYHNMPVATRTNGFAGLDAELTVNNATVVRHISQLAQWQKDKVFDYSGRGQSAEPRFQKGECGIFIGSSATRADIKANSKFDVGYGMMPYWPDVQGAPQNSIIGGATLWVLRDRPRDEYKGVAKFFVYLSQPAVQAAWHQHTGYLPITRSAFELTRAQGFYDRNPGTAISFEEIALHPPTENSRGIRLGSFVLIRGAIEDELEQAFAGQKPAQAALDAAVERGNKLLRQFEKASPDR; translated from the coding sequence ATGTCGAATTCACCTTGGCGCCTCCTGCAAGTCGCGGCCGCCGCCGCGGTCCTGATCTTGGTTTTGGCCTTGGCCGCTCCGGCGCAGGCCGCGACCGACATCATGTGGTGGCACGCGATGTCCGGCGAGCTCGGCCGGCAGTTGGAAAAGCTCGCCACCGACTTCAACGCCTCGCAGTCCGACTACCGGATCGTGCCGAGCTACAAGGGCAACTACACCGAGACGGTGACGGCCGCGATCTTCGCCTTCCGCTCCCGCGCCCAGCCGGCGATCGTCCAGGTCAACGAGGTCGCAACCGCGACCATGACCGCGGCCAAGGGCGCGATCTATCCGGTGTTCGAGTTGATGCGGGACCAGAACGAGCCGTTCTCGCCGTCCGCCTATCTGCCGGCGGTGTCTGGCTATTATGCCGACGCCGCCGGCAACATGCTGTCGTTTCCGTTCAACGCCTCGACGCCGATCCTCTACTACAACAAGTCCATGTTCCGGGACGCCGGCCTCGATCCCGAGGCGCCGCCAAAGACCTGGCCGGAGCTCGGCACTGCTGCCAAGCGCCTGCGCGAGCGCGGCGCTGTGTGCGGCTTCACCACGTCGTGGCCGTCCTGGATCCATGTCGAGAATTTTTCCGCGTACCACAATATGCCGGTAGCGACCCGGACCAACGGCTTTGCTGGCCTGGATGCCGAACTGACCGTCAACAATGCGACCGTCGTGCGCCACATCTCGCAGCTTGCGCAATGGCAGAAGGACAAGGTGTTCGACTATAGCGGCCGGGGCCAGTCGGCCGAGCCGCGCTTCCAGAAGGGCGAGTGCGGCATCTTCATCGGCTCCTCCGCCACCCGCGCCGACATCAAGGCCAATTCGAAATTCGACGTCGGCTACGGCATGATGCCCTATTGGCCTGACGTGCAGGGCGCGCCGCAGAATTCGATCATCGGCGGCGCCACGCTGTGGGTGCTGCGCGACCGTCCCCGCGACGAATACAAGGGCGTGGCAAAGTTCTTCGTCTATCTGTCGCAGCCGGCCGTGCAGGCCGCCTGGCACCAGCACACCGGCTATCTGCCGATCACCCGTTCCGCCTTCGAGCTGACGCGCGCGCAGGGTTTTTACGATCGCAATCCGGGCACGGCGATCTCGTTCGAGGAGATTGCGCTGCATCCGCCGACGGAGAACTCCAGGGGCATCCGCCTCGGCTCCTTCGTGCTGATCCGCGGTGCGATCGAGGACGAGCTGGAGCAGGCCTTTGCCGGCCAGAAGCCTGCGCAGGCCGCGCTCGATGCGGCCGTGGAGCGCGGCAACAAGCTGCTCCGCCAGTTCGAGAAGGCGAGCCCCGACCGCTAG
- a CDS encoding TRAP transporter substrate-binding protein: MPVLSRAERPRTGVFVVALCVAISSLVATGTLAREFRAADTQTEGYPTVQALRYMGSLIAERTSGRHEIKVFHSRQLGEEKETIEQTRAGAIDLNRTNVALIGNFVPAMNVLAMPFLFRSIEHMQKVLDGPVGNEILGSFEPFGFVGLAFYDSGARSIYNGVRPVKSVADLKGLRIRVQQSELMSEMIRSLGAEPVELPYGQVLTGLATHLIDGAENNWPSFVTTDHYKYAGYYTLTEHTMSPEVLVMSLKAWRSLSADDQKVFREAAQRSSQFMREKWRDLEEQSQRKAEAAGVTLIRDIDRKPFEDAMAGIYGKAQRNPDAAALIERIRKVE, from the coding sequence GTGCCTGTGTTGAGCCGTGCCGAACGACCGCGGACCGGAGTGTTTGTCGTCGCCCTTTGCGTCGCGATTTCCTCGCTGGTCGCGACGGGCACCTTGGCGCGCGAATTCCGTGCCGCCGATACCCAGACCGAGGGTTATCCCACCGTCCAGGCGCTGCGCTATATGGGCAGCCTGATCGCGGAGCGGACCAGCGGCCGCCACGAGATCAAGGTGTTTCACTCCCGCCAGCTCGGCGAGGAAAAGGAGACGATCGAGCAGACCCGAGCCGGCGCGATCGACCTCAACCGGACCAATGTGGCACTGATCGGCAATTTCGTGCCGGCGATGAATGTCCTCGCCATGCCGTTCCTGTTCCGGTCCATCGAACACATGCAAAAGGTGCTGGACGGGCCGGTCGGCAACGAAATCCTCGGCAGCTTCGAGCCGTTTGGCTTCGTCGGGCTTGCCTTCTACGATTCCGGCGCGCGGTCGATCTATAACGGCGTCCGCCCGGTGAAGAGCGTCGCTGACCTCAAGGGCCTTAGGATCCGGGTGCAGCAATCGGAGTTGATGAGCGAGATGATCCGCTCGCTCGGCGCCGAGCCGGTGGAATTGCCCTATGGGCAGGTGCTCACGGGGCTCGCGACCCATCTGATCGACGGCGCCGAAAACAACTGGCCTTCTTTCGTGACCACAGACCATTACAAATATGCCGGCTACTACACGCTGACCGAGCACACGATGAGCCCGGAAGTGCTGGTGATGTCGCTGAAGGCCTGGCGGAGCCTGTCGGCTGACGACCAGAAGGTGTTCAGGGAGGCGGCGCAGCGCTCCAGCCAGTTCATGCGGGAGAAATGGCGCGACCTCGAGGAGCAGTCGCAGCGCAAGGCGGAGGCGGCCGGTGTCACGCTGATCCGCGACATCGACCGCAAGCCCTTCGAGGACGCCATGGCCGGGATCTACGGCAAGGCGCAGCGCAATCCCGACGCCGCCGCCCTGATCGAACGCATTCGCAAGGTGGAGTGA
- a CDS encoding DUF3369 domain-containing protein, whose amino-acid sequence MAEQDDVLHLIDDTGTASEDSTARRWKIAVIDDDPAVHDGTRFALSDYVLNGQSLEILSAHSAAEGRKLMREHGDIAAVLLDVIMETDVAGLELVEFIRNELKNETVRIILRTGQPGQAPERRVIVQYDINDYKAKTELTADKLFTSLTAALRSYQQLERMVQTRRGLEIIIDAASTLYDFKSMQRLAEGVLTQLASLLNVDCAGILVLRDNGSTANTELSVLAGSGCYSRFIGTTSSKALDPDLRELVEAAFQRRKNEFADHRSVIYLRTGSGREVVVLLQAERDLSETDRALVEIFSSRLSIAFDNVILYQQLQDANTQLEDRVAQRTRALMQANRRLSAQWLRLQRANGFKNEILGTVAHDLKNPLGVILGRTEMLKELISTGAAEGGVIAQVDHIRDATKRLTTMVDHLISDAMADAFDITIRREPVDVAALVQEVADANQPLAINKQQTITVSAPSNIVTMCDTDRVREAIDNLISNAIKYSPMGGKIAVAVRHEDSDTIVRVSDEGAGLSPEDLGRLFGRFQRLSAKPTAGESSTGLGLSIVKRIIDMHGGEVTAESGGPGKGSTFTITLPATELP is encoded by the coding sequence ATGGCCGAACAGGACGATGTCCTCCACCTGATCGACGACACCGGTACCGCGTCGGAGGATTCGACTGCGCGGAGATGGAAGATCGCCGTGATCGACGACGATCCGGCCGTGCATGACGGCACCCGCTTTGCGCTGTCCGACTATGTGTTGAACGGCCAGAGCCTGGAGATCCTCTCCGCCCACTCCGCCGCCGAAGGCCGCAAGCTGATGCGCGAGCATGGCGACATCGCCGCCGTGCTGCTCGACGTCATCATGGAGACCGACGTCGCGGGTCTCGAGCTCGTCGAGTTCATCCGCAACGAGCTCAAGAATGAGACCGTCCGCATCATCCTGCGCACCGGACAGCCGGGCCAGGCGCCGGAACGGCGCGTGATCGTCCAGTACGACATCAACGACTACAAGGCCAAGACCGAGCTCACTGCCGACAAGCTGTTCACCTCGCTCACCGCGGCGCTGCGCTCCTATCAGCAGCTCGAGCGCATGGTGCAGACGCGGCGCGGGCTCGAGATCATCATCGACGCCGCCTCGACGCTCTACGACTTCAAATCGATGCAGCGGCTGGCCGAGGGCGTTCTGACCCAGCTCGCTTCGCTGCTCAACGTCGACTGCGCCGGGATTCTCGTGCTGCGCGACAATGGCAGCACGGCGAACACGGAACTGTCCGTGCTGGCGGGCTCAGGCTGCTACAGCCGCTTCATCGGCACGACGTCCTCGAAGGCGCTCGATCCGGATCTGCGAGAGCTGGTGGAAGCCGCCTTCCAGCGCCGCAAGAACGAATTCGCCGACCATCGCAGCGTGATCTATTTGCGCACCGGCAGCGGCCGCGAGGTCGTGGTGCTCCTGCAGGCCGAGCGTGACCTGTCCGAAACCGACCGCGCACTGGTCGAGATTTTTTCCAGCCGCCTCTCGATCGCCTTCGACAACGTCATCCTCTATCAGCAGCTCCAGGACGCCAATACGCAACTGGAAGACCGTGTCGCCCAGCGCACCCGCGCGCTGATGCAGGCCAACCGCCGCCTCTCGGCGCAATGGCTGCGCCTGCAACGCGCCAACGGTTTCAAGAACGAGATTTTGGGCACCGTTGCCCACGATCTGAAGAATCCGCTCGGCGTCATTCTCGGCCGCACCGAGATGCTGAAGGAGCTGATCTCGACCGGCGCCGCGGAGGGCGGCGTCATCGCCCAGGTCGACCACATCCGCGACGCCACCAAGCGCCTGACCACGATGGTCGATCATCTGATCTCGGACGCGATGGCCGATGCCTTCGACATCACCATCCGCCGCGAGCCGGTCGACGTCGCTGCCCTGGTGCAGGAAGTCGCGGACGCCAACCAGCCGCTGGCGATCAACAAGCAGCAGACGATTACCGTGTCGGCGCCGTCCAATATCGTCACCATGTGCGACACCGACCGCGTCCGCGAAGCCATCGACAATCTGATCAGCAATGCCATCAAATACAGCCCGATGGGCGGCAAGATCGCCGTCGCTGTCAGGCACGAGGACAGCGACACCATCGTCCGCGTCAGCGACGAGGGCGCGGGCCTGTCGCCCGAGGATCTCGGCCGCCTGTTCGGCCGGTTCCAGCGGCTGTCGGCAAAACCGACCGCCGGCGAGAGCTCGACAGGCCTTGGGCTTTCCATCGTCAAGCGTATTATCGACATGCATGGCGGCGAGGTGACCGCCGAGAGCGGCGGCCCCGGCAAGGGCTCGACCTTCACCATCACGCTGCCCGCGACCGAATTGCCATAG
- a CDS encoding cytochrome c biogenesis CcdA family protein — MLDLIFALLAGILTIAAPCTLPMLPILLGASIGRAGYLRPAMIALGFVVSFSATALLLGAITRLFDFDPNALRSAAAILLLGFGLLMLWPAPFERLSIRLNGWLDLGAASTATNEGALGGLVLGTTLGLVWTPCAGPVLGSILTLVATSKNAAWAGTLLIAYAIGAALPMLAIAYGGQAATTRVRNLARLAPRLQQAFGVVVIGFAVASYFQYDTLIVAWLTGFYPTGQIGL, encoded by the coding sequence ATGCTCGACCTGATCTTTGCGCTGCTTGCCGGCATTCTCACCATCGCCGCGCCCTGCACCTTGCCGATGCTGCCGATTCTGCTCGGCGCATCGATCGGCCGTGCCGGATATCTGCGGCCGGCGATGATCGCGCTCGGCTTCGTCGTCTCGTTCTCCGCGACCGCGCTGCTGCTCGGCGCCATCACGCGTCTCTTCGACTTCGATCCCAATGCGCTGCGCTCAGCGGCGGCGATTCTCCTGCTCGGCTTCGGCCTTCTGATGCTGTGGCCGGCGCCGTTCGAACGGCTATCGATCCGGCTCAATGGCTGGCTCGATCTCGGCGCTGCAAGCACGGCGACGAACGAGGGCGCGCTGGGCGGCCTCGTGCTCGGCACCACGCTGGGCCTAGTCTGGACGCCCTGTGCCGGTCCCGTGCTCGGCTCGATCCTGACGCTGGTTGCGACTTCGAAAAACGCAGCCTGGGCCGGCACCTTGCTGATCGCCTATGCGATCGGCGCCGCCCTGCCGATGCTCGCCATCGCCTATGGCGGACAGGCCGCGACCACGCGCGTGCGCAACCTCGCGCGCTTGGCGCCACGCCTGCAGCAGGCCTTTGGCGTCGTCGTGATCGGCTTCGCCGTCGCTTCCTACTTCCAGTACGACACGCTGATCGTGGCGTGGCTCACCGGATTCTATCCCACCGGCCAGATCGGCCTTTGA
- a CDS encoding sigma-70 family RNA polymerase sigma factor has translation MPNVIAINAQASQSIIAAQATSDDMLLESIADGNRTAMHILYCRHNVRVYRFILRIVRDATTAEDLVSQVFLDVWRTASQFQGRSQVSTWLLSIARFKALTAMRQRRFEDIDQEDVRAIPDGADTPETSLDRSDTSAILRACVAKLSPAHREIINLVYYHEKSVEEVGQIIGIPQSTVKTRMFYARKQLADLLKGAGVDRFAA, from the coding sequence ATGCCGAACGTCATCGCCATCAACGCCCAAGCCAGCCAGAGCATCATCGCCGCTCAGGCGACCTCGGACGACATGCTTCTCGAAAGCATTGCCGACGGCAACCGGACGGCCATGCACATCCTCTATTGCCGGCACAATGTGCGGGTTTACCGCTTCATCCTGCGCATCGTGCGCGACGCCACCACGGCGGAAGACCTCGTCAGCCAGGTTTTCCTGGACGTGTGGCGGACCGCCAGCCAATTCCAGGGCCGCTCGCAGGTCTCGACCTGGCTGCTCTCGATCGCCCGCTTCAAGGCACTGACCGCGATGCGCCAGCGCCGCTTCGAGGACATCGATCAGGAAGACGTCCGCGCGATCCCCGACGGGGCGGATACGCCGGAAACCTCGCTTGACCGCAGCGACACCAGCGCGATCCTGCGTGCCTGCGTGGCAAAACTGTCGCCTGCCCACCGCGAGATCATCAACCTCGTCTACTACCACGAGAAGTCGGTGGAGGAGGTCGGACAGATCATCGGCATCCCGCAGAGCACGGTGAAGACCCGGATGTTCTACGCCCGCAAGCAGCTCGCCGATTTGCTTAAGGGTGCCGGCGTCGACCGGTTCGCCGCCTAA
- a CDS encoding ATP-binding protein: MLVAMIWNGAQVLGSAWDDVRQVRESDKILALLESETGRLQNLIHRYINQPSPDLFAEILLLREAVLGTLTNRAAKDPMLAGSVEELERTTERFLNGFGELRFVQATIAKTYDEQVLGPAKDMAGLYSIIEGATGHRDALIWPSLGKSREAFTAMLVAANSYYLSLSAASAEDARRNTETIEKTIPVMLDLADNDLQRMALQKLATRTTAMREGFAKLSEQLASRTELLRNTIDASQADAIGAIDDLSIKMRQREQKAQETFDRTLADISRRVLSIAVIFLGIILTAGVLIALSIRLPLQQIMSAMRAITMGDLDREVQGVKARDEVGAMARAVEVFRENAVAKRETEDELRESKEKAESALLELNAAQQNLIDAERLAALGGLVAGVAHEVNNPIGISLTVASSFARRSEIFEAQLKGDGGLRRSQLEEFVQSSRDASQQLVANLQRAGELIQSFKQVAVDRSHAERRQFSLSEATDQIIASLRPVLKRSPITLQVDVPEGLLLDGYPGSYGQILTNLFLNAANHAFADGRAGTISISARPRGADDIEIIFADDGAGMTPDVQRQAFDPFFTTRRNEGGTGLGLHIVYNLVTQQLGGRMMLESKLGQGTTFRIIMPRVAKGGSESAEIDGTSQWPNRTMSST; the protein is encoded by the coding sequence GTGCTGGTGGCGATGATCTGGAACGGCGCGCAGGTGCTGGGCTCGGCCTGGGATGACGTGCGGCAGGTGCGCGAGTCCGACAAGATCTTGGCGCTGCTCGAAAGCGAGACCGGGCGCCTGCAGAACCTGATTCACCGCTACATCAACCAGCCGAGCCCGGATCTGTTCGCCGAAATCCTGCTGCTGCGTGAGGCGGTGCTGGGCACGCTGACCAACCGCGCCGCCAAGGACCCGATGCTGGCCGGCTCGGTAGAGGAGCTCGAGCGCACCACCGAGCGCTTCCTCAACGGTTTTGGCGAATTGCGCTTCGTCCAGGCCACCATCGCCAAGACCTATGACGAGCAGGTGCTCGGGCCGGCCAAGGACATGGCCGGGCTCTACTCCATCATCGAAGGCGCCACCGGCCATCGCGACGCGCTGATCTGGCCGTCGCTCGGGAAATCCCGCGAAGCCTTCACCGCGATGCTGGTCGCGGCCAACTCCTACTATCTGTCGCTGTCCGCGGCCTCCGCCGAGGATGCCCGCCGCAACACCGAGACGATCGAGAAGACGATTCCCGTCATGCTCGACCTCGCCGACAATGACTTGCAGCGCATGGCGCTGCAAAAGCTCGCCACCCGCACCACTGCGATGCGCGAGGGTTTTGCAAAACTCTCCGAGCAGCTTGCGAGCCGTACCGAATTGTTGCGCAACACGATCGACGCCAGCCAGGCGGACGCCATCGGCGCCATCGATGATCTCTCGATCAAGATGCGCCAGCGCGAGCAGAAGGCGCAGGAGACCTTCGACCGGACGCTGGCCGACATCTCGCGGCGCGTGCTGTCGATCGCGGTGATCTTCCTCGGCATCATCCTCACCGCCGGCGTGCTGATCGCGCTGTCGATCCGGCTGCCGCTGCAGCAGATCATGAGCGCAATGCGCGCGATCACGATGGGCGATCTCGACCGCGAGGTACAGGGCGTCAAGGCGCGCGACGAGGTCGGCGCCATGGCGCGCGCGGTGGAGGTGTTCCGCGAGAACGCGGTGGCCAAGCGCGAGACCGAGGACGAGCTGCGGGAGTCGAAGGAAAAGGCCGAGAGCGCCCTGCTCGAGCTCAACGCCGCGCAGCAGAACCTGATCGACGCCGAGCGGCTCGCAGCGCTGGGCGGTCTCGTCGCCGGCGTCGCGCATGAGGTCAACAACCCCATCGGCATCAGCCTGACGGTGGCGTCCAGCTTTGCCCGCCGCAGCGAGATTTTTGAAGCGCAGCTGAAGGGCGACGGCGGCCTGCGCCGCTCGCAGCTCGAGGAATTCGTGCAGTCCTCGCGCGACGCCTCGCAGCAGCTGGTGGCGAATCTGCAACGCGCCGGCGAGCTGATCCAGTCCTTCAAGCAGGTCGCGGTCGACCGCTCGCATGCCGAACGGCGGCAGTTCTCCCTGAGCGAAGCCACCGACCAGATCATCGCGAGCCTGCGGCCGGTGCTGAAGCGCTCGCCGATCACGCTCCAGGTCGACGTGCCGGAGGGCCTGCTGCTCGACGGCTATCCGGGCTCCTATGGCCAGATCCTGACCAACCTCTTCCTCAACGCCGCCAACCACGCCTTCGCCGACGGCCGCGCCGGCACGATCTCGATCTCGGCACGGCCCCGCGGGGCCGACGACATCGAGATCATCTTCGCCGACGACGGCGCCGGCATGACGCCGGACGTGCAGCGGCAGGCCTTTGACCCTTTCTTTACCACCCGGCGCAATGAAGGCGGCACGGGCCTGGGTCTTCATATCGTCTATAATCTGGTAACCCAGCAGCTCGGCGGGCGGATGATGCTGGAATCCAAGCTGGGACAAGGCACCACTTTTCGCATTATCATGCCGCGGGTCGCCAAGGGCGGCTCTGAAAGCGCAGAGATCGACGGGACTTCTCAATGGCCGAACAGGACGATGTCCTCCACCTGA
- a CDS encoding protealysin inhibitor emfourin, whose product MDRLKIERVGGLAGFGGPHLKSRGEVTLSDLSSADQQTVEALFADPAKVAPVPRGQADAFRYKITRGSHTIEVPEHAVPAKIKNSVKDVLE is encoded by the coding sequence GTGGATCGATTGAAGATCGAACGCGTCGGAGGGCTCGCCGGCTTCGGCGGCCCTCATCTCAAGAGTCGTGGCGAAGTCACGCTGTCGGATCTGTCGTCTGCCGACCAGCAGACGGTCGAGGCCTTGTTTGCTGATCCGGCCAAGGTGGCGCCGGTGCCGCGCGGTCAGGCCGATGCTTTCCGCTACAAGATCACGCGCGGCAGCCATACTATCGAAGTACCGGAGCACGCCGTCCCGGCGAAGATCAAGAACAGCGTCAAAGATGTCTTAGAGTAA
- a CDS encoding response regulator has product MTQSQHIMIVDDEAPAREMVGDYLKMHGFTVTLCDGGKSLRTAIEGGMPDLVVLDLNMPEEDGLSIIRDLKSRINVPVIMLTATASPIDRVVGLELGADDYVAKPCELRELMARIRSVLRRSAPAKAAAPEAAAKSDKDQLVRFGTKWLDLEAQALRDDEGNEHPLTASEFGLLKVFAANPKRVLSRERLLELANARDAEAFDRAVDLRIMRIRRKIEPDPTKPAVIRTIRGGGYLFSPAGEKA; this is encoded by the coding sequence ATGACCCAAAGCCAGCACATCATGATCGTCGACGACGAGGCTCCGGCCCGGGAAATGGTCGGCGACTACCTCAAGATGCACGGATTCACCGTGACGCTGTGCGACGGCGGCAAGAGCCTGCGCACCGCGATCGAAGGCGGCATGCCCGACCTCGTCGTGCTCGATCTCAACATGCCGGAAGAGGACGGGCTCTCGATCATCCGCGACCTCAAGAGCCGCATCAACGTTCCCGTGATCATGCTGACGGCGACCGCGAGCCCGATCGACCGCGTCGTCGGTCTCGAGCTCGGCGCCGACGACTATGTCGCAAAGCCCTGCGAATTGCGCGAGCTGATGGCGCGCATCCGCTCGGTGCTGCGGCGGAGCGCGCCGGCGAAAGCGGCCGCGCCGGAAGCGGCCGCAAAATCGGACAAGGATCAGTTGGTGCGCTTCGGCACCAAATGGCTCGACCTCGAAGCCCAGGCGCTGCGCGACGACGAGGGCAACGAGCATCCTTTGACCGCGTCCGAATTCGGGCTGTTAAAAGTGTTCGCGGCCAATCCGAAGCGCGTGCTGTCGCGCGAGCGGCTCCTGGAACTGGCCAATGCGCGCGACGCGGAGGCTTTTGACCGCGCCGTCGACCTCCGCATCATGCGCATCCGCCGCAAGATCGAGCCCGACCCGACAAAACCTGCCGTGATCCGCACCATCCGCGGCGGCGGCTATCTGTTCTCGCCCGCGGGCGAGAAGGCGTAG